ACCTCGTCGAGTAGCTCGTCCATTCGTTCGGCGAGCGCCGCGACCTGCGTCTTCTCCAGGGCGACGCTGGTCACCCGGGGGCCGGAGGAGGCCTGCAGGAAGAAGGTACGGCGCCCTGGCAGCCCGACCGTACCGGCTACGAAACGGTCCGGCGGGTCGTAGAGGAACACCTGACGGGACACGTCCTGTCTCCATTGGATCGATCGACTGCTTCTGCCGTCACCGGCGTCTGCCGCTGACAATTGCTGCGCTGCTTCGACCGCATCACCCTACTGCGGCCGACGATCACGGTGCGCCCGCACCGCCCCCGACCGCGGCGTCGCCCCCGGACGGCTCCTCGCGCGGGGCCAGGGAGGCGAGATCCCCGGTGTCCCCGAGCCGCAGGAGAAACGGCCGCAGTCGGGTGTAACGGATCGCGGTGATGGAACACGGTTCTACAGAGATCCGCTGGAAGAGGTCCAGATGAAGTCCGAGTGCGTCGGCCACGAGCGACTTGATGACGTCGCCGTGGGAGCACATGAGGTAGACGGCGTCGCCGCCGTGATCGCGCTCCACGCGCGCGTTCCACTCGCGTACCGCCTCGGCGGCCCGGGTCTGCATCGCGCGCATGGACTCACCGCCCGGGAACGCGGCGGCGGAAGGGTGTGCCTGCACGACCTCCATCAGCGGCTCGCCGGACAGCTCGGCGAGTTTGCGGCCCGACCAGTCCCCGTAGTGGCACTCCCCGATGCGCTCGTCGGAGTGGGCCGTCAGGGCGGGACGGGCGTCGAGGAGCGGCTGGATCGTTTCCTGGCAGCGCTGGAGGGGGCTGCTGACTATTTCGGCGAGCGGCAGTTCCGCGAGGCGTCCGGGCAGCGCCGCCGCCTGCGCGTTGCCGCGCTCGTCGAGGGCGACGCCGGGGGTCCATCCGGCGAGGAGTCCCGCGGTGTTGGCGGTGGAGCGTCCGTGCCGGACGAGGATCAAGGTGGGCATACGGCCCAGCGTAGGCGCCCCGCCGAGTGCGCCGGAGAATCAGTGACAGGAGAATTCGCTCTGTGATCGTGGACTGTGCCATCTACCGGGACGGGCACCGGATCGAGGGTCCGGAGGACCTGTCCGACGCGCTGGACAAGGCGCGCGCCGACGGCAACGCGTTCGTGTGGATCGGGCTGCACCAGCCGACGGAGAAGGAGTTCGAGCTCGTCACGGAGGAGTTCGGGCTGCACGAACTCGCCGTCGAGGACGCCCTGAAGGCGCATCAGCGTCCCAAGCTGGAGGTGTACGACGACTCCGTGTTCGCGGTCCTCAAGCCGGTGACGTACGAGCCGGACA
This sequence is a window from Streptomyces ortus. Protein-coding genes within it:
- a CDS encoding histidine phosphatase family protein is translated as MPTLILVRHGRSTANTAGLLAGWTPGVALDERGNAQAAALPGRLAELPLAEIVSSPLQRCQETIQPLLDARPALTAHSDERIGECHYGDWSGRKLAELSGEPLMEVVQAHPSAAAFPGGESMRAMQTRAAEAVREWNARVERDHGGDAVYLMCSHGDVIKSLVADALGLHLDLFQRISVEPCSITAIRYTRLRPFLLRLGDTGDLASLAPREEPSGGDAAVGGGAGAP